The Streptomyces rimosus genomic interval ACGGCCGCGCGCTTGCCCCAGACGTCCGTCAACTCCCGCCGCGCTGCGGGAAGATACTCCTCCGAGGTGGAGAATATGCTGGTGGGCATCGCGTCGTCGCTTTCGAAGGGTCTTCGTCCGGGCAGGCTGGGCCCGGGGCAGTTTACCGAAGCACCGGTCCGCGCCTTCACATACGCGTAGCGTCCCAAAGGGGCACCCGGTCCGCGATCGCCGCGAGCAGCTCGGCCTGCCGGTCCCGGAGGTAGAAGTGGCCTCCGTCGAACCGTACGCACTCCGTGTCCGCGGTGGTGGCCCCGGCCCAGGCGGCCGCGTCCGCCGGGTCCACATACGGGTCCGCTTCTCCGTACAGCACGGTGACGGGGCAGGTCAGCGCGGTGCCGGTACGCGGCCGGTAGGCGTCCACGGCCCGGTAGTCGCCGCGCATGCCGGGCAGCAGCAGCTCCAGGAGCTCGGGGTGCTCGGTGATCGCGTCGGCGGTGCCGCCCATCTCCCGCAGTTCCCGTACGAGGGTGTCGTCGGAGGCGTCGCCCAGCCCGCCCGGGGGCCGTCGTCCGGGCGCGTTCTGAGCGGACGCGAACAGGCGCGCCGGTGTCCGGCCGGCCCGCTGCATGCGCAGCGCGACCTCGTAGGCGACCAGAGCCCCCATGCTGTGCCCGAACAGGACGCAGGGCCGGTCGGCGGTCCGCAGCAGGTCTTCGGCCGCCAGGTCGGCGAGCCGGTGGAGGTCGTCCACGGGGTCTTCCGGCAGGCGGTCCTCACGGGCCGGGTACTGGGCCACCAGGACCTCGATACGGGCGGGAAGGGCGCGGGCCCAGTCCCGGTAATAGCTCGCGGCTCCCCCGGCGTGCGGAAAACACACGGCCTGGATATCGGCATCCGGCCTCGGGGTGTAGCGGCGGAACCAGGTGGAGTGCGCGACTGATCGGGCGTGCAAAGCGGGTGGGTCCCTTTTCTCGTGGGGGCTGGGTTTCCGGCGGGCGGCTTTGTGTGTGCCGCCCGCCGGTCACGAATACGAGAGGGTCAGGCCGCCTCGCCGTCCATGGCGTCGGCGAGGCTCTTCGGGCGCATGTCCGTCCACGTCTCGTTCACGTAGTCCACGCACGCCTGGTGGCTCTCCTCGCCGAAGCGGATCTCCCAGCCGTCGGGGATCTCCGCGAAAGCGGGCCACAGGGAGTGCTGGTTCTCCGCGTTGACCAGGACGTAGTAGGTGCCCTCGGGGTTCTCGAACGGGTTCTGCACGGTGAGCTCCTTGCTCTGGGGACTGCTCTGGGATTGCTTCGGGATTTACCGGGTGTTCTCAGGTGAGTTTCTCGGACAGGACAGCGGTGATCTTCGTGAGCGCCGACCGCTGTTCGAGCATGTCGGAATGGGCGCAGTCGACGGGGTGTATCTCGATATGCCCTTCGGTGTACGGCGCCCACGATTCGGGACGCAGGTCGGCGGCCTGATCCTCGGTGGCCCGGAAGAACACCGGGTCGCCGTGGAAGACGGCAGGGCGGAATTCCCTGCTCGCCCGCACGCCCCGGCCGATGATCCGGCCGATGGCCAGCAGGCGTTCCGTACCCAGTGCCGCGTAAGTGATCGGGTCGTCCGCCAGGAGCCGGGCCAATTCCTCCGGAGTGGGGGCCGTGCCGCCGAATTCGGCGGGGTCGATTCCGAGGAATTCCAGCAGGGCCGTCTGCTCCTCCTCCTGGTCGGTGGTGGACGGGGCCGCCCCCGGCACCGGCGGGTAGCTGTCCAGCAGGGCCAGCAGCGCGACCTCCTCGCCGTCCTCCTGGAGCCGGGTGGCCATGGCGTGCGCGATCAGCCCGCCGAAGGACCAGCCGAGCAGGTGGTACGGGCCGGTGGGCTGTACGTCGCGCAGCCGCGTCACGTACGCGCGGGCCATCTCCTCGATCGTGTCCGGCAGGCCGGTCTCGCCGTCCCCGTCCATGCCGTCGGCCTGGAGCGCGTAGACCGGCCGGTCCGGGTCGAGGCCGCGCAGCAGGCCGAAGTAGTCCCAGCCCAGACCGCCCAC includes:
- a CDS encoding thioesterase II family protein; translated protein: MHARSVAHSTWFRRYTPRPDADIQAVCFPHAGGAASYYRDWARALPARIEVLVAQYPAREDRLPEDPVDDLHRLADLAAEDLLRTADRPCVLFGHSMGALVAYEVALRMQRAGRTPARLFASAQNAPGRRPPGGLGDASDDTLVRELREMGGTADAITEHPELLELLLPGMRGDYRAVDAYRPRTGTALTCPVTVLYGEADPYVDPADAAAWAGATTADTECVRFDGGHFYLRDRQAELLAAIADRVPLWDATRM
- a CDS encoding MbtH family protein; translated protein: MQNPFENPEGTYYVLVNAENQHSLWPAFAEIPDGWEIRFGEESHQACVDYVNETWTDMRPKSLADAMDGEAA